The Coleofasciculus sp. FACHB-1120 region AAAAGCTATATTCTAATCCAGAAGTCAAAATCTATAATTCATCATTCACAAGGAAATTTTCAATTCAGCTACAGAATCTAGAATCTTTTCTAGCCTTGTGACTTTGTAACTTCTGATTCCTAAACAGACTCTGCACGTAAATCCTCAATCAGCGCCGCTAATTCGTCACTGCTAGCCTGGTAAACCTCTCCACAAAAATGGCAAGTCGCTTCGGCTCCATCATCTTTTTCAATCATGTCTTGCAGTTCGGCTTCACCCAGCATCTTCAAAGCACCCAAGACGCGGCTCATCGAGCAACCACAATGAAATTGCAGCATCTGGACTTCTGGTAGGATGACCAGACCCAGATCTCCCAGGAGTTGTTCCAAAATTTCCGGCAACGTCTTACCTGCCTGTAACAACGGTGTAAATCCCGCCAGTGCTTCCATTCGAGATTCCAAAAGCTGCACGAGGCTCTCGTCGCTCGCCGCCTTGGGCAGGACTTGCACCAGCAACCCACCAGAAGCCCGGACTGTACCCGCTTCTATGAATACACCCACTGCTAGCGCCGAGGGCGTTTGTTCGGAAGTCACCAGATAGTGGGCAATGTCATCCCCAATTTCACCAGACACCAGCTCAACGGTACTCGAATACGGGTAGCCGTATCCTACATCCCGCACAACATAGAGGTATCCCTCCCGACCGATTGCTCCCCCGACATCTAGTTTTCCTTTAGCGTTTGGGGGCAGTTCCACGGTTGGGTTATCTACATACCCTCGCACGGTTCCATCCAATCCCGCGTCAACGAGAAGCCCGCCGAGTGGACCATTTCCCTTAATGCGAATGTTGACCCTTGAACCCTCTCGCTTCATGCTAGAGGCAAGTAATAGCCCAGAGGACAGGGTGCGTCCCAGTGCAGCGGTTGCTACGTATGAAAGGTTATGACGCTGTCTGGCTTCTTGTGCGAGGCGTGTGGTAATGACCCCAACAGCTCGAATTCCACCCTCTGCCGCCGTGGCACGGATTAACTGATCAGCCATGAAAAGACCTTACATTTCTTAACACACTATACTTTTATTGTAGGCATGGCAGTTGATGGTGAGGTAGCATCTGCGCTGCTAATTATTGGAACCGTTAAAAGCAGCGAGTTCTTCAAACAAGAGTAAGAATCTGAATCTTCTATCAGGTGCAGTTCAATCAGACACAGATGGATAAACAGACTAAGAATCAGGATAGAAATCAAATCAGCATTTTCGATAATTCAAGAATTATATTTTAGGTTACTTTAGTTAATCAAAAAATCGATATTAAATTAAAATTACTCTTGTATTTTTGATTAAAATATTAATTAGTTGATGCATTATAATTTTCATCTGCCAAGGTTATTTAGCCGCTATTTTGGAGAAAAACTATTACATTAGGGTGAGGAGCAGTAAATAGAAACCTCTGTACCAGTAACAACTAATAACCAAAAAATCACAACGGTTTATGCTAGGAAACTTTCAACAAAGCCATCTCAGAATAGAAGTCAATTCCCCAGCCGCAGTCATCGGCGACAGTCTGCTTCGTCCCAGCCAGCTAAGCCAATGGCTGTGGCCCCAGCGCCTTTCCGCAGGGCTACCGGAACAACTGTCTGAGGGGTTAACTTACACCAGTTGGGTGGGGCCAGTGGCGATACAACACCAAGTGGAAGTGGCTCAACCCCACTGTCTGCGCCTGCTCTTGAGCCAAGGAATTGACGGTTATCACGAGTGGTACTGGGGAGAACATTGGGTACAGTCACGTCTGGAAGGGGTATCTCTTCTGTCGCTGAGTTTGGGACAAACACTCAGTTTGCTGCGCCTGCGAGAATTTCTGGCATCCCGATCTAAGGGCTGAGGGCGGAGAGGTGAGGGCTGAGTAGAAGAACAAATTCCATTGTTGAGAATACTGCGGCGCTTCAAGACTAACTTGAATACGAACTGAGCCAGAGAGGCAGAGAAAATAGATTCTTCTTTCCAGTCGCTTTTTGCAAATCCTTTTGTCTTCAGTCTGTGGAACAAAAGAAACCCGTTTTCTAGTAGAAAACGGGTTTTTATTCGGGGATAGACAATTTTAAATTTATGGCGAGTGACCTCGATTGACCTAGCTACTGTCTCACCAATCGTTGCTGTTCTCGCTCTTTCACCTCTGTCAGTCCAATTTGCTCTAAGAGCGATAGAAACTCCTGATGGATTACCCGATCCTTGGGGTACTTAGCCTGGGCGGCTAAAATTACGCCTAGAGTGTCATACCAGTATGCTGATCGCGCGTAGATTGATGCCTTGCGAATCTGCGATCGCGCAGCTGCCAGTTGTTTCTCTAGAGCTGGTGTTGCGGGTACGTGCTTAATCCAACCTTGAGCAATCTGATCTTCAGAAGGTCGATTCGGATTGCACTTCACAGTAACTGTCCATTGATATTCTCTTCCTGGAACCAGTTCTGGCAAGTCTTTGGACATCTGGAGCTGATTAATCCCAGCCTGAGGTTTTTGAATTTTTTGCTCAATAATTGGCTTAGATACTCCTGGATCAACCAGCGTAAAAACGATCGGTACCGATTGCGTGCCCGACAAGTACCAGTAAAAGACGGGACGACTTGATGCCGTCAATCCGGTGTGAGTCGTAGGAGCCAGCAAAGTCACAGATATAGGCTGGGACTCAGAGCATTCTATTGGCGATTCATCAACGCCTCTAGTACCGCCTCTGGGAATAATCACATCAGCGGGTGGCTGATAACGAACTCGCGTTCCCGTTCCGATGGTGCCTCCGGGAACCCCCACATCACTCGGCTCGTAAGCAGAGCCTGTTGGCTTTTTCGGCACAACATCTGCGTAGGCGGTCGAGCTAAACTCTAAATCAATTGATAGGCGGCTCAATAGAGAATTGAGGGGAATTTGGATTAAACCGAGAAACTGGATCAAAATCACTGATACAGTGCCTGCCACCCTGGTGCCTAATTTACGGGAAACGGCCATAAATCTACAAATGATGTAATGCCAATAAATATTTAGACGACCATTTGGCGATCGCAGTTTCCCGATCCCGGTACTGCATCCGGGTATTTGTTGTAATTTTTATTACTCTATCAAACAAAACTTGGTAAACTTCGGTCTGCCGTTCGCGCTCTTTGAGCATGAGCTAAATACTTACCCGGCGGGGAAATTCTACCTGGAAGGTAGATCCTTGACCTAAATGGCTTTCTACTGAGATTTTTCCATGCATTAATTGCACTAATGAGTGAGTGATAGCAAGTCCCAAACCCGTCCCCGGATATCGTTTAGCGAGAGACTGATCGACTTGCCGAAATTCTTCAAAAATATGCTTTAAGTTTTCCTCAGCAATTCCAATTCCGGTATCTTGAACCGTAAGTAACACTTGATCTGGAGAAACTTCTTGCACCTTAATGTACACGCTTCCGGTGTCGGTGAATTTAATCGCATTGGAGAGAAGATTCACCAAAATCTGCCGCATCCGGGCGCTATCGTTCAATATCTGAGGGTTTTGTAAGTTTGCCTCGACTTGCAGCTCCAAATGTTTTTCTGAAGCAAGCGATCGCAATTCTTCTGCGGTTGTTCTCACCAGCACTGGCAGATTAAATTCTTCCGGCTGGAGTTCCAATCTTCCAGCTTCAATTTTTGAGAGGTCAAGGATGTCATTAATCAGCGTTAGCAGGTGTTTCCCATTGCTGAGAATGCGATCCACCATATCCAATTGCTGGGGAGTGAGCTGATTTTGCCGTTGGCGCAACAGCAGTTGCGAAAAGCCGATCACGGCATTCATTGGCGTCCGCAGTTCGTGGGACATGGTAGCGAGAAACTGCGATTTCAACCGTGCTGCTTCCATCAATTGCAGATTCTGAAGTTGAATCTGCGTGGAAAGATTTTCGAGTTCCTTATTTTGCTGAGCCAGGATTTCGTTTTGTAAAGCTAAGCGTTCCTCTCGTTCTTCTAAAGCATTGATCAGACGCGCATTGTTAATTGCGATCGCGGCTTGTTCTCCCACCGCCGCCAGCAGATATCGATCTTCCTCGTCAAACGCATGAGAATTTTCCCAATTACCAATTGCCAGCACCCCCAACCGTCCCGCTTGCGCGGACTCAATCGCCACCACATAAAGCGAAGCAGGCAACTCGGAGGGGTTTAAGGTGTCGGATGTCGAGTGGAGGAAAGCGGCTTCTTCCCCTTCGATGAGCTGGGAAATCCCGGTCAAAAATACCTGAGAAAGCAATCCTTCCCCCGAACTAAAACCATCTTCCAGCCGCAATTTTTCCGTACCGATTCCCGCCGTCACTGTCAAGACCAAGCGATTGCACTGGGGGTTTTGCAGCATGATAAAGCAAAACTGGGCACCCGCGATCGCATCGCAAACAGCTTGAACCATCACCCGTAACAAACCGGGTAAGTCACTCAGTCGCTGGTTTAGTAAATTCGTCAGCTGCTGGAGTGTCCGGAGTTGTTGCTGTTGTTCGCCCAGAATGATGATCGCCTTGCGTAAGTTCTCGGTCGCCGCTTGCGCCTCCCGGTATAATTTTCCATTTTCGACCGATAAGGCAGCGCGACGGGCAAGTTCCTCTGCCAGAGACAAGTCCATTGCATCGTAGCGGTGTTTCTCTTGAGTGGACACAAAGGAAATTGCCCCCAGCGTCCGTCCGCGCACTAACAAGGGCACCACCATGTAAGACTGAAAGCCTATCTCCCGAACTATTTGCAGATGTTCGGGGCTGCGGGTCGTAGCTACGAGCATTTCGTCGTTAACTTCATCGGCGAGTTTTGGTTTGCCCGTGCGTAATACAACGCTTGCGGGATGCTCTCCATCCGGATCGGGGGGAAACCGTTGCAGCATCTCCTGCACCAACTTCTGTTGAGTGGGGTTTCCATGCGCCGCCGCCAGCCGATGAATTGAGCCGTCTGCTCCCAGAATATCGACCAGGCATAAATCGGCTAAGTGAGGGACTGCCAGTTGAGCCAGATTTTCCAAGGTAGTTTTGTAATCAAGGGAAGCAGACAGGACAGCACTCGCTTCTGCCAGGAATCGCTGGTTTTCTAATGCCCGCTTGCGCTCCGTAATGTCGCTAATAATTCCAGACATCCGGAAAGGCTTGCCGTTCCCATCTCGCTGGGCTTTGCCTCTGGCAATGCAGTAACGAAAATGCCCAGAAGCGTGCAACAGCTTAAATTCCACATTACATTCAACTTGATGCTCCAAGTGATCGCGGACTGCCTGGACGATGCGGGATCGATCCTCTGGATGCAAAAGGTGACACAATGCCTGGTAATTCCCGACAAATTTTTCACGGGCTAAGCCGCTGATTTCAAAACAGCGGTCATTCCAATAAACGGTGTTGGTGGTGATATCCCAGTCCCAAATCCCGTCATTCGATCCCTCTAGAACGAATCGATAGCGTTCTTCGCTTTCTTTGAGTAATTGGTTCGCCTCTGATGCCTGTCTTTCCGCTCGATAGACGCGAATCGCATTGTGAAGGCTGCGAGAAAGGCTTTCTGGAGAAACTTTGCCTTTAGAAATATAGTCGGATGCTCCGGCTTTCATCAGTTCGACGGCAGTTTGCTCGTCTCCCTGACCCGTCAAGACGACCAAGGGGATTTTTAAACCAGACGAGCGGATGTCCTGAACTAGGGAGAGTCCATCCCCGTCAGGCAGGCGATAGTCGAGGAAGACACAGTCAAAATGGTCGCTGTGTAAAGTAGCGATCGCTCCTTGGCAGTCACTGGCTTCGACTAATTCCATTTGCACGCCAGCCGTTTTGAGCGACCGGCGAACCGCCATCCGGTCTACTTCATCATCATCGACTACCAGTATTTTTAACTTTTCTTCCATAACCATTCAAGGACGGAATTCGTAAAAAGTTTTGAGTTTTAAATTTTGAGTTTTGAATTAAAGAATTCTCTTGTCACTCAAACCTCAACACTCAAAATTCATCCCTCTCACAACCCATTACCTATTCTCCAAAATCAGGGCATCTCACTGAGCATCCAATATTGATTGAGTGTTGCCACTACCTCCACGAATTTCGCAAATGTTACGGGTTTGACAATATACCCCGCGACATTGAGATTGTAAG contains the following coding sequences:
- the hslO gene encoding Hsp33 family molecular chaperone HslO, translating into MADQLIRATAAEGGIRAVGVITTRLAQEARQRHNLSYVATAALGRTLSSGLLLASSMKREGSRVNIRIKGNGPLGGLLVDAGLDGTVRGYVDNPTVELPPNAKGKLDVGGAIGREGYLYVVRDVGYGYPYSSTVELVSGEIGDDIAHYLVTSEQTPSALAVGVFIEAGTVRASGGLLVQVLPKAASDESLVQLLESRMEALAGFTPLLQAGKTLPEILEQLLGDLGLVILPEVQMLQFHCGCSMSRVLGALKMLGEAELQDMIEKDDGAEATCHFCGEVYQASSDELAALIEDLRAESV
- a CDS encoding DUF928 domain-containing protein, with translation MAVSRKLGTRVAGTVSVILIQFLGLIQIPLNSLLSRLSIDLEFSSTAYADVVPKKPTGSAYEPSDVGVPGGTIGTGTRVRYQPPADVIIPRGGTRGVDESPIECSESQPISVTLLAPTTHTGLTASSRPVFYWYLSGTQSVPIVFTLVDPGVSKPIIEQKIQKPQAGINQLQMSKDLPELVPGREYQWTVTVKCNPNRPSEDQIAQGWIKHVPATPALEKQLAAARSQIRKASIYARSAYWYDTLGVILAAQAKYPKDRVIHQEFLSLLEQIGLTEVKEREQQRLVRQ
- a CDS encoding ATP-binding protein, which translates into the protein MEEKLKILVVDDDEVDRMAVRRSLKTAGVQMELVEASDCQGAIATLHSDHFDCVFLDYRLPDGDGLSLVQDIRSSGLKIPLVVLTGQGDEQTAVELMKAGASDYISKGKVSPESLSRSLHNAIRVYRAERQASEANQLLKESEERYRFVLEGSNDGIWDWDITTNTVYWNDRCFEISGLAREKFVGNYQALCHLLHPEDRSRIVQAVRDHLEHQVECNVEFKLLHASGHFRYCIARGKAQRDGNGKPFRMSGIISDITERKRALENQRFLAEASAVLSASLDYKTTLENLAQLAVPHLADLCLVDILGADGSIHRLAAAHGNPTQQKLVQEMLQRFPPDPDGEHPASVVLRTGKPKLADEVNDEMLVATTRSPEHLQIVREIGFQSYMVVPLLVRGRTLGAISFVSTQEKHRYDAMDLSLAEELARRAALSVENGKLYREAQAATENLRKAIIILGEQQQQLRTLQQLTNLLNQRLSDLPGLLRVMVQAVCDAIAGAQFCFIMLQNPQCNRLVLTVTAGIGTEKLRLEDGFSSGEGLLSQVFLTGISQLIEGEEAAFLHSTSDTLNPSELPASLYVVAIESAQAGRLGVLAIGNWENSHAFDEEDRYLLAAVGEQAAIAINNARLINALEEREERLALQNEILAQQNKELENLSTQIQLQNLQLMEAARLKSQFLATMSHELRTPMNAVIGFSQLLLRQRQNQLTPQQLDMVDRILSNGKHLLTLINDILDLSKIEAGRLELQPEEFNLPVLVRTTAEELRSLASEKHLELQVEANLQNPQILNDSARMRQILVNLLSNAIKFTDTGSVYIKVQEVSPDQVLLTVQDTGIGIAEENLKHIFEEFRQVDQSLAKRYPGTGLGLAITHSLVQLMHGKISVESHLGQGSTFQVEFPRRVSI